The DNA region AAGAGACTTCTCTCTTAGGAAAATATCTGCTTGAgatatttaaataagaaaggaaggaaaggagataaTGATTTAGTTGTGGCGCTCttctctgcctccccagccctttttctgtaatttattatctctttttttagttaaaatattcAAGTACCTGCAAATACTTTTGTAACATTGTATTCCTATATGGCATTGTGAGTTCTACAGGGGAAAAATGAAATACCAACCCAGTTTTCAAAGATCTACACACAAAAATTAACGATTCAAAAAATTCACCTAAACTCCCAAACCCCAAAATCAAATTcacaaagaaaaggagaaatctaTTTGACTTATAGCTTTTAGTGACCAAGAATGTAATTTGCCCATCCACCTTATCTACATCAGACAGACCTATATCCGTAACTTACTTTTGCATAAAGCTTTCTGAGCTTCATATTTGCTCATTTGTAAACTTCGGCTAAAAATACTTAGATTACCGAGTTGAAAGAATTAGGTAATATTCCTAGAAGCAGAATTAGACGAGTAGTTCAGATACTGGAGCAAGAGATCTGGGTTCAAATTTAAGCTCTGCTAATTACTAGCCATGACCATGGGAGTTAACATTCTGTAAAAGGAACATAGGcggctgtgaggattaaatgtgatAAAGCCCATGCACAATATTTACCCCACAGCCCTTCCTCCTCTAACATTTCTGACTACAAGAAGGACTCCTCCCAAATTCTTTACCTAGCGCAGTAAGGAATAATGGTCCCCTACCAAGTTTTTCACCTAGTGGGAAAGGAGTAATAAGGGAAACACTGCATACTCTAGAATTAATCTTTTCATTCAGCAAAATTTGCTGAGCGCTTATGTGTGCTGAAAGCTGTGAATTTGGAACAGCCTTTAAAACTCAGTTTGAAACAGAATGCAAGAGTGAAAATATAAAAGTACACTTTTATATCTAGTTCTCCAGTAATTCTCGCTTACACTCCTCGACCTTAGTAAGGCCCCCTCAAAGGAGGGACCATTCAGGATCGGCCCTCGGTTTCTCATCCTAGGCCCGGCGCCCTCAAGGCGTTTACATCCACAGCGGGCCCCTCGAACTGCGCTCCAGTGACCTGGCCAGGAAAACGCTGCCCAGTGCTGCAAGCCCTGCCCTTCAGACTCCGCCTACAGGCACTGGCTCAGGTGCACGGATTCTACATTAGCTGGTTCCCGCGCTGGGAGCCCAACACAGTACCTGCAAGCCACTCCTCTTGTTCCAGGTGAATATGGATCCTGGGTACCCGCTCAGAGCCAGAAGCAGTTCGTGGATCATTCCCACGGCGGAATCCTTAGATACGTCGCTTCCTCCTTCAGCGCTCTTCCAGGCGAACACGCTAAGGGTGCCTCCTCTTCGACACACGCACTGGCCTCTGGCTTAGGCGGTTTACCCTGAACCCGCCGTGCCAACTGCAGCCAGAGGAGCTGACGGGAAGCCGGGAAGGAACCAGCGCGCCACGTCCCGGAAGTGTACCGAGCTCGGCTGGGCGCACTGCTAGCTCCAGTTCTGGAGTTTGGGTAGCTGCCTTTGCGCATGCGCCCTCGGTGCCCCGAGTTGCCGGCTCGGACTTCCGGCCTGGGAGTTGGACTGAGCCACTGTGGAACCCGGGCTGGGCTCTTCCCGGAGTGGGTGAGGCTGGCTTAGGGGCAGAGATGCAAGTGGGTTTGGGGACAGCTCTAGCGGGAGACGCTGCCAGGGTGGGGCCAGAGGGTGCCCTCAGGGTGGCTTAGCCCGGTCAGAAGCCTCTGGAGGGATTGCACTACATCTCTGAGAGTGATCCGGCCAGAAGGGAGCCAAGACAAAGAGTCCGGAACGCCGCACCCTCAGCTTATTGAGCAGGGCTCGGCGCCTTCGAATCCGTAGTTCTCCCTGGCCAGCGCCCAAGCTCGTTCTCAGGAGACTTATTACTACTGCCCCTGGGACTTCGTCTCTCCACCAATTCAGTGTGACTCTCTCCAAGTTCGCCAGTCCTTGCTTCCGTACTCAAAACCAACTTTAAAACGCGAGGTTTCACGTCAGTAACTCCCTTGCTGAGCGGTTCTTTTACTGTGAAGGAAAACAAAGTCTTGATAGTCAATACTTGATTTTTGTGTGGACTGGAAATCAATAGTTTGTAGCCCGAGGGGACGGGGTGGACGCAGAGGTCCTCGAGAAGGACTGGAGGTACTAGGGGAGATCACCCGTGACCCCTGGAGAGAGGCTTTTTGTTGCCTTCCACAGGATGGTTTTTGGATCCTCTTGAGAGACTCAtcttcatttaattcttcaaGGACATGGGAAGATAGGTGTAAACCCTGGAACTCTGACTCTTAATTGAAGGGAAGCTGCTTTCTGCTATGAATGATGGCCAAACCCACTTTGAGAGAGAATGGCCCTAACTCTGAAACCTTAAGACAACGCTTCAGGAAATTTCATTACCATGAGGTCACTGGACCTCGGGAGGCTTTCAGCCAACTCTGGGAACTTTGTTGTCGGTGGCTGAGGCCAGAAGTGCGTACCAAGGAACAGATTGTAGAATTGTTGGTACTAGAGCAGTTCCTGTCTGTCTTACCTGGGGAGATCCAGAATTTGGTACAGGAACAATGTCCAGAAAATGGAGAGGAGGCAGTGACACTGGTGGAAGATTTAGAAAGAGAGCCTGGAAGACATGGACCTTCGgtgagaagggaaggggaaattCAGAAGTGTGAGACAGGGAAGGGGCAAGGGTAGAGGGCCAATTTAAAGTACAGTCAGGCACAAGTCTCCCTTATACTTCTGGTCTGCAACAGGTAATTTTTCAGATGGTGCTCACATGAAGATTCTACCTGTGTGTAACCTCACCTTTCTTGTCACAatgaatttttcttcatttcatactTTCTTACTTGATGGGGAAGAAAAAGGATTCCCCGCCCCCCATCCTGTTGCTTACTGCTTTGGTCTTTTCCTTCTGGTGTTCCAGCTGCTTTAAGCTAATGATAATGGAATAAGGGCTTTGCTGTAACCTCCCAATACCCCTACAACTCTAGCCTTTACCTAGAAGGATGAACTCTGAACTCTGGGTGAATTAAATAATCTCCTCTGGGAATGCCTCTCACTGTGATCTTGCAGTGACAATTAATGGGGGTTGTTTCTAGGTCACAGTCTCTGTGAAGGAGCAGGAAGTGCACTTGGAGAAGATGACACCCCTGAAATCATCACAAGAGTTCTTAAGTGTTCAGCAGGAGTCAATGGAACTCCAGCCCAGGAATGTACCCAAGAAAGAGAGGGCAAGAAGTCCAGACCTGGGACCACAAGAACAGATGAACCCAAAGAAGAAGCTCAGACCTTTTCAAAGGAGTGGTGAGGAGTAGTAGATTCATATGGGAAGTTAGAATGCCATTCTAAGTTGGGAGGTAGGGTTGGGGATAGTGAGTGGGAAAGGGATTTCAGTGGAAATCATAGAATGTGTGGTTATTGGGTCTCCCTGAAGACATGCAGTATATTGTAGACAACCCGCCAGTATATTGTCTTCTTATATGTCCTCTTTTGATAAGTCTGTTAAGAGAATGACTTCCTAGTTTTTATCAGGACTTGGAATTATTCTGTTAGTAATGTTAATAGTAATTCATATTTTCTAGATAAAAATGCTTTTCTATACAGGTGAGCACATCTTTTAGTTGTTTTACTTCTCCAAATTAAACCACACTTGTGTTTTTAAGCTTTCTCCCATAATCTCTATTCTCTAGACCTTAGCTTTTATTATTCTCTCATTTGGAACTTTTAAGTTCTCCAAATATGATAATTGTGGAGAACAAAATTATGTGTATATTCCAGTGAGGGTGTGTTAGGTAGAGGCTGAGTTAAGAATTTTACTTCAGAATTTTGCAATATCTTCTTTCAGTATAGCCCAACTCATAATTATGGGAGGATTTTTGTTCACCTAGTAACTTTcatatcttttcttcagtgcttTTGTACCTAGTCTCTTATTCTTGGTCTTGATTGGTAggacttgtttttcttctttgtactctAGTGAActccattttgtttgttttttttcccctttgatgatttcatttaaaacttGTTGAAGTTCCTTTGAATTCTGATCTTatctttcttgaatttttatattcAAGAAAGTTGAAAGTTTGATATTCGTTTCGGTTTAGTCTTTCAGGTGAAATCCTCTAACCTCACACACAGACTTGCAGAGTTTATCAGTTCCTAAACACCTACAATGTGCTCAACAATTTGCAGGGTACTCTACAATAAGAAAAGGTACTTATCCTCAAAGAGCTTACAATATGATTGCAAACTATAAATATGTGCTAAACAGAACTGTATTGAAACAATGCTTAACAACAACGTAACAGTGTAAGTACTGTGGGGGTTTGAAAGGGTGGAGATGAGGTAGGGCTGTAGTGAAGGCCTCTTGAGGGCATTGGCAAGTATAGCTTCTTGAAGGATGGGTTGAGTTTGGGTAGGAGAAAGGAAGTTAAAGAAAAGTACCGAGTGGTGAATAACAGTGTAGTtgttctgggaaggaaaaaataaacagaaatggacAGTGCAAGGCACTAAGGTTAAGGGTTAAGACTCAGCAGAATAGTGTGTTAACTAAGGAAGCAAAAGCCTGAAgttcggggctggggttgtggctcaatggtagagcacttacttggcatgtgtgaggccctgggttcaatcctcagcaccacatataaataaataaacaaaagatccctttacaactaaaaaatattaaaaaaaaaaaaaaagagcctgaaGTTCAGGTGACTGCTGCAGTTATCCATAAGTGAGAGGATCCAGGGTCTGGCAACAGGAATGGAGAAGAAGGATGTATTAAGAGAAACAATTATAGAATTTGATGCCTGAGTATGAAGGAAACAGATGAGTTGAAGACAATcttttctcccctctcctctgaAGTCATTGTTTACTTCTCTAGCCTGAGTAAAGAATAGGAGACAGGAGGTAACTATTTTTAGCAGTGCTACAACCTGTAAATAATAGTTCAGAAGGCTAGGGAGCAACTTGGAATAGAATTATTAACTCTGAACATACAACAGAACCTTTTCCCCTCTTGTTACTCTgctctggaaaataaaatactttttatcttttgaggtTTCCTGTATTTTCCCTATTCTTCAACTCAACTGAactttctgaaaacattttcctAGATACTTCCCTTATAATCCCTTGGATAAAAAAAAGCAGAACTGAATTCAGACATGTTTTGTATAGTCAGTCCAAACTATGATTCCCTTTGTTTGCTTCTCTGTAAGCAGGATTTCCACTTCCTAAATCCGGTGTGGTCTCCAGGTTGGAGCACGGAGAGCCATGGATCTCAGATCTGCTAGGCTCCAAAGAGAAAGAAGTCCCAAAAGGCAGCCACACAGGTGGTAGACAAGTACATGCTGATATGCTATcatccaagagagagagaaactgggtGGAAAAGGATCACTGGGGCTTTGAGGATGAGAAGGTGACAGGTGTACACTGGGGCTATGAAGAGACCAGAACTCTCCTTGCAATTCTTAGCCAAACTGAATTTTATGAGGCTCTCCAAAACTGTCATCGAAACAGCCAAGTATACGGGTGTGTGGCTGAGAGACTCCAGGAGTATGGTTTCTTCCGAACCCTGGAACAGTGTCGGACAAAGTTCAAAGGTCTTCAGAAGAGCTATAGGAAAGTCAAGAGTGGCCACCCACCTGCGACCTGCcccttctttgaagaaatggagGCGCTGATGAGAGCTCATGTCATTGCTCTGCCTAGTAATGGCCTGGAAGAGACAGCCTCTCATTCTGGCCAGGTGAGTAGTGATGCAGAGACTAAGGAGCCAGGACAGGAGGCCTGGCAGCATGAGGAAGGAACAGAAACAGCTTTGGCTGAGGCTTCTGACAGTGATGAATTGGACCTGGAGGCCACTCCCCAGGACTCAACTGCACCTGTCCTGTTCCGAAGCCCAAGTGGTAAGAAGTTTTTCTTCTGGGGGGTTTGGGATTAGAATTGAGGAGCAGTGAGGCTGCATATGGAGTCTAGAATATGCCACCTGCCAGTTTGGTCCCTTTTTTTCAATTCTATATATAGTTCATTATctttttggggaaaataatagTAAGGAAGATAATAGTAAGGAAAATAATAGTAAGTAGTCAGTTGGTTTTTGAAAGAAATACACTCAGAAAATTCAAGAGTGTCTTGAAAAAGAATATCATTCCAttcctttattaaaatattttttctgattataaaatcaTTGCAGGCTTATTGaaaaaatgttgtattttattatcttttctttgtttttttccatcaCTGATATAAATATAGGTAAGTCATAAATGTTGCTCATGTGCTAAATGCTTTTATTCTCATTATCTttgttcttttcatctttttcccactgccttttctctttcttccaataCTTTCCTGTTCTCCTTTACTCAGAGTGAGTGGAGAATAATTGAAGGAAAATAATGTCCAACTGGCTCTCAGGTGAGAGGAAGAGTATTTGAACCCTCTTTCTATCTACCTTGGGCACCTTCAGGGAGCAGAGACTATAATCATCCTAATATCCTTTCCTGAAAGTACTACCCCAAGTGGGGGATGGGCAGCACTAGCATATGTTCAGTCCAGGAGACAGTTTGCTCTTGCTTCCTTCCTCAGTCTGGCTCCTGCCCATCCTATACCCCCTGAATACCATGCATGACTATAAGGTCCTTATTTTATACCCTTCAAGTCTATGCTATTGCTGGGCTTGCTTCATTGAAATTGTGGCAAATGAAGAAAGGCCATACTAGAAATTTGGCAGCAGTATGATTCTGGAAAGAGGCAGTTCGTTAGGGTTTTAAGTCATTCTGTGGGAAAATGAATTCATAAGGAAATAGGACTGGTGGAAATGATGACACATTGTGGATGAAACAACTAATTGAGGGTCTTCGTACCCTAATCGGTGGTGTTCTAGTTTTCAGAATTCCAGAAAAACACTAGAAGGATGGGGAAATAGATTCTATACACTTGCTTTAGTATACATAATAATTGTTTCAGTGATCAGATGGAAAGGTCTTTTTTAAAGTTTGCTGAATTTGCTAAAGGATATACAGAAGCATATAGATCCTGAAAACAAAGTATTTAATTAAAACATGAAGTTTTAATCTAGGAGTGATcttaggtgatttttattttctttcggtgctaggattgaacatggggcctcatgcatgataaGCATATGCTTTACAACTGAACTATACCTACAGCCTAAGTCATTTTTCTTGATGCAGTAGATAGGACTGAGTCATTGCAGCTCTAAAGATCTGGTTTCAGTAGTGCTGAAATTTCTCTTCTGGTGGCAGGTGTACACTGGGGCTATGAAGAGACCAAGACTTACCTTGCAATTCTTAGTGAGACTCAGTTTTATGAAGCCCTCCGTAACTGTCACCGCAACAGCCAGTTATATGGAGCAGTGGCTGAGAGATTATGGGAATATGGCTTCCTCAGGACTCCAGAGCAGTGTCGGACCAAATTTAAAAGCCTACAAACCAGCTATCGGAAAGTCAAGAATGGCCAAGCACCAGAGACCTGTGCATTTTTTGAGGAGATGGATGCTTTGGTGAGTGCCCAGGTTGCAGTTCCATCTAGTGATGGCCAGGAAGAAGAGATAGTGTCTTGCCCCATCCAGGGAAACAGTGAGGAAGAAGCTGAGAAGCAAGCTGAGCTTGCAGAAGAGGCCATAGAAGAAGATTctgatgatgatgaagaggaTACTGAGATACCCCCAGGGGCTGTCATGAACCGTGCTCCAGTCTTATTCCAGAGTCCCAGTGGTAAGATTGTTTTACTTCTTATGacaaaacataaaagagaagTAATGGGATTTAGAGAAAAAACCATCATATTGAGAACTGGCCTCTCTACCCAGCTTTCATGGATTCTTCTTTACCTTTATCTCTTCCCCCCTTGTTTCCTGTTAGTTTAGTGAGCTGAGGTTAACTTATTCATGTGATTTGTCTTTTCACGTTCTGAGATAGTGGTAAATTTGCAGTCATTTATGTGTGTGCTACTCGGATTTCATCCTGTTTACCTGTTAGGGAATTGGATAACTTTTTCATGTCATGTACCCATAATAGGATGAATTAAAAGTTGGCTCTCATGCATGTTTTTCTTCTAGTTTCAGCAAGTATATTAGCTGTAAGTTTGTGTTCTTCACATGTGAAAACTTGACAACCCTTTTCTTTAGATAACTTTTGTAGAAATCAGAGATTTCTGTGGAAACTGAATGAATCTTAGCGactgtataagaaaaaaaatatggcttCCTTCCAGGTGGGAAGAAGAGTTGTGATTTTTGGAGTTATacctatatatgtatgtgaatCTGGGCTGTGTTGTTTATTAACTGATTGACTTTAGAGCAAGTTACTTAAGCCCCAGTGTTGCTTAGACCTTGGGCTTgggtagctccatggtagaacaTTTGGCTAATGGTGtaaagtcctgggttcagtctccagcactgcataacaaaaacaaaaacactatcaGGGTTGATATAAATGAAGCACCTGTCACAATtcaagaaattattattattattattcggctcaggggcactctaccactgagccacatctccccctattttatatttgatttagagacagggtttcactgagttacttagagccttgcttttgctgatgctggctttgaactcatgatcctcctgcctcagcttcccgagttgctgggattataggcatgtgccatgacTACTTCCACAgtctttttggggggtactggggattgaactcagggacactctaccaatgagccacatccgcagctctatttttgtattttatttagagacagggtctcactgagttgcttagcaccttgcttttgatgaggctggctttgaactcaagatcttcctgtctcaacctcccaagccactgggattacaggtttcaTAGTCTTTTCAACATTCTTTAAGGATGTCCCATGAACCTCAATTCCATGGGATATTTATTAGTGTATTCTtctaaaaaaatgacttttagaTTTGAAAAAATACTAAGTAGACCTATTAGAGGCTCACAATACACTCACATATTTGAAATTCTGAGATTTTTGGCTAATCTAGTgaatttctatttcatggaatatctCATAAGACTAGACTCATGGGTAGGTACTACATTAAGTGATACATACAGACTGACATTCAGCATTCTTTTACTCTTAGATTTAGTCTTGGGAATTTGGGACCCAAAGTTTACATAAAACATCTGAATAAGTATAAATTTTCAGAGCCTAGGCCCAAAGAAGCCTGGCATGTGGTACTTAGAATAGTAAAATGTTGCTGTAGCAGAATGCTTGGGTATTAGGGTAGATgtttttggaaatttatttatttatctacctatctatttttctatttatttatttaagcaaagaaaatgttttagaCATATCCTAGTAAAGTTTTTCTCTCAgaagtccttttttaaaatatttttttagttatatatggtcacaatgtatttttatgtggaattgaggatcgaacccagtacctcatgcaagccaggcaagtgctctacagttgtgctacacctccagcccttttctttgaaagatactaaatatttttctactgtatttatttataccatATATTGGAATTTGAAGGGGAGGGGATTTATGAGAATTCTTTCTGAATACAGAAGTTTCCCAAAAAGTTTTCTTGGACATTTTCTTCTAGTCCTTTTAGTTACTAGCAAAGAACACGAACAAGAATACGATAATAAATCTGAGATGTAGCAAAAATATAGCATTAGAAAGTATCTTTCCTGTATATACATAGTGATAGTCTTCTCTAAAACTTTCTTCTACTGAGAGGACTTTCTAAAGAACCTGGCTACTCA from Ictidomys tridecemlineatus isolate mIctTri1 chromosome 5, mIctTri1.hap1, whole genome shotgun sequence includes:
- the Zscan29 gene encoding zinc finger and SCAN domain-containing protein 29 isoform X2, which produces MMAKPTLRENGPNSETLRQRFRKFHYHEVTGPREAFSQLWELCCRWLRPEVRTKEQIVELLVLEQFLSVLPGEIQNLVQEQCPENGEEAVTLVEDLEREPGRHGPSVTVSVKEQEVHLEKMTPLKSSQEFLSVQQESMELQPRNVPKKERARSPDLGPQEQMNPKKKLRPFQRSGFPLPKSGVVSRLEHGEPWISDLLGSKEKEVPKGSHTGGRQVHADMLSSKRERNWVEKDHWGFEDEKVTGVHWGYEETRTLLAILSQTEFYEALQNCHRNSQVYGCVAERLQEYGFFRTLEQCRTKFKGLQKSYRKVKSGHPPATCPFFEEMEALMRAHVIALPSNGLEETASHSGQVSSDAETKEPGQEAWQHEEGTETALAEASDSDELDLEATPQDSTAPVLFRSPSGVHWGYEETKTYLAILSETQFYEALRNCHRNSQLYGAVAERLWEYGFLRTPEQCRTKFKSLQTSYRKVKNGQAPETCAFFEEMDALVSAQVAVPSSDGQEEEIVSCPIQGNSEEEAEKQAELAEEAIEEDSDDDEEDTEIPPGAVMNRAPVLFQSPSGFEAGFENEENSKRDISEEVQLHRTLLARSERRIPRYLKQGKDNENECRSGRPWEKTLEEKRGKLTLSEKSLGKIISHQRPCLGEKPFKYLRYGKSFGPNSHLTHQISPQVENPYKCADCGKSFSRSARLIRHQRIHTGEKPYKCLDCGKSFRDSSNFITHRRIHTGEKPYQCGECGKRFNQSSSLIIHQRTHTGEKPYQCEECGKSFNNSSHFSAHRRIHTGERPHVCPDCGKSFSKSSDLRAHHRTHTGEKPYGCHDCGKCFSKSSALNKHREIHTREKLLSQSAP
- the Zscan29 gene encoding zinc finger and SCAN domain-containing protein 29 isoform X1 — encoded protein: MMAKPTLRENGPNSETLRQRFRKFHYHEVTGPREAFSQLWELCCRWLRPEVRTKEQIVELLVLEQFLSVLPGEIQNLVQEQCPENGEEAVTLVEDLEREPGRHGPSVTVSVKEQEVHLEKMTPLKSSQEFLSVQQESMELQPRNVPKKERARSPDLGPQEQMNPKKKLRPFQRSAGFPLPKSGVVSRLEHGEPWISDLLGSKEKEVPKGSHTGGRQVHADMLSSKRERNWVEKDHWGFEDEKVTGVHWGYEETRTLLAILSQTEFYEALQNCHRNSQVYGCVAERLQEYGFFRTLEQCRTKFKGLQKSYRKVKSGHPPATCPFFEEMEALMRAHVIALPSNGLEETASHSGQVSSDAETKEPGQEAWQHEEGTETALAEASDSDELDLEATPQDSTAPVLFRSPSGVHWGYEETKTYLAILSETQFYEALRNCHRNSQLYGAVAERLWEYGFLRTPEQCRTKFKSLQTSYRKVKNGQAPETCAFFEEMDALVSAQVAVPSSDGQEEEIVSCPIQGNSEEEAEKQAELAEEAIEEDSDDDEEDTEIPPGAVMNRAPVLFQSPSGFEAGFENEENSKRDISEEVQLHRTLLARSERRIPRYLKQGKDNENECRSGRPWEKTLEEKRGKLTLSEKSLGKIISHQRPCLGEKPFKYLRYGKSFGPNSHLTHQISPQVENPYKCADCGKSFSRSARLIRHQRIHTGEKPYKCLDCGKSFRDSSNFITHRRIHTGEKPYQCGECGKRFNQSSSLIIHQRTHTGEKPYQCEECGKSFNNSSHFSAHRRIHTGERPHVCPDCGKSFSKSSDLRAHHRTHTGEKPYGCHDCGKCFSKSSALNKHREIHTREKLLSQSAP